One region of Stigmatella erecta genomic DNA includes:
- a CDS encoding glycosyltransferase family 2 protein, with protein MPFFSVIIPTYNRARLLERTLESVFAQAFTDYEVLVVDDGSTDDTEAVLARHAGRVRVLRQKNQGQGVARNLAMAHATGTYAVFLDSDDLWFPWTLGTYLQAIDMYGGPAVVMGTVASFAREEELAPVTQEPFRAWAFTDYLASAPEPFIRTACVIAVRLEALKRVGGFTARRIASEDHDLLFRLGTEPGFVWVQAPLVVGYRQHDASSSKSLEQSHQGLCFQLEQEQGGHYPGGAARRRDRLTFILRGVRHVTRWLTEHGRPDLAVDLYRRSLGVHLEVPRWRYLLGFPPWMMAASLRRRALRARAR; from the coding sequence ATGCCCTTCTTCTCCGTCATCATCCCCACGTACAACCGCGCCCGGCTCCTGGAGCGCACGCTCGAATCCGTCTTCGCGCAGGCGTTCACCGATTACGAGGTGCTCGTCGTCGATGACGGCTCCACGGATGACACCGAGGCGGTGCTCGCGCGCCACGCGGGGCGTGTGCGGGTGCTGCGCCAGAAGAACCAGGGGCAGGGCGTGGCGCGCAACCTGGCCATGGCGCACGCCACGGGCACCTACGCGGTGTTCCTGGACAGCGACGACCTGTGGTTCCCGTGGACGCTCGGCACCTATCTCCAGGCCATCGACATGTACGGGGGCCCCGCGGTGGTGATGGGCACGGTGGCCTCGTTCGCGCGCGAGGAGGAGCTGGCCCCGGTGACGCAGGAGCCTTTTCGCGCCTGGGCCTTCACGGACTACCTGGCCAGCGCCCCGGAGCCGTTCATCCGCACCGCGTGCGTCATCGCCGTGCGCCTGGAGGCGCTCAAGCGCGTGGGCGGCTTCACCGCCCGGCGCATCGCCTCCGAGGATCATGATCTCCTCTTCCGCCTGGGCACCGAGCCGGGCTTCGTGTGGGTGCAGGCGCCGCTCGTGGTGGGCTACCGCCAGCACGACGCCTCCTCCTCGAAGAGCCTGGAGCAGAGCCACCAGGGGCTGTGCTTCCAGCTGGAGCAGGAGCAGGGCGGGCACTACCCGGGCGGCGCGGCCCGGCGCCGGGACCGGCTGACGTTCATTCTGCGGGGCGTGCGGCACGTGACGCGGTGGCTCACCGAGCACGGGCGGCCGGATTTGGCCGTGGACCTGTACCGTCGCAGCCTGGGCGTGCACCTGGAGGTGCCGCGCTGGCGCTACCTGCTGGGCTTTCCCCCCTGGATGATGGCCGCGTCGCTGCGGCGCCGGGCCCTCAGGGCGCGCGCGCGGTGA
- a CDS encoding acyltransferase family protein: protein MSLPSSSASLPALPEPRQEGLDLLRALAILPVLLFHAPETVTHALPAGLRHAFTFGWMGVDLFFVLSGYLIGRQVFSTSLEAPVGSLLREFWVKRWTRTLPLYFVVLGTYAFLKPLVFGAPFAGGGWHYAVFLQNYAPLLDFVQSWSLCVEEHFYLVLPLLAFALGGRRWPAAVWLVPGALSLVGRMLVSRGLPEGLTALEVVPFLQWPTHLHLDGMALGVFLARTAPTWRQWPAAWKTASTRLGAGVLCATLALCGPTLHGHARVWVFTGLSVAFALLVVGLEAMRLPAWARKAVYTLAVTSYGTYLWHGLVVRVLERTHLSLGFWGLDLLAFLGVTVGVAWATYQAVEKPGLKLRGWLLEQPSRPPVTARAP from the coding sequence ATGTCCCTTCCCTCCTCCTCCGCCTCACTCCCGGCGTTGCCCGAACCCCGCCAGGAGGGGCTCGACCTGCTGCGGGCCCTGGCCATCCTGCCCGTGCTGCTCTTCCACGCGCCCGAGACCGTGACGCACGCGCTGCCCGCGGGGCTGCGCCACGCCTTCACCTTCGGGTGGATGGGGGTGGACCTGTTCTTCGTGCTCTCGGGCTACCTCATCGGCCGGCAGGTCTTCTCCACGAGCCTGGAGGCGCCCGTAGGCTCACTGCTGCGCGAGTTCTGGGTGAAGCGCTGGACACGCACGCTGCCTCTCTACTTCGTGGTGCTGGGCACCTACGCGTTCCTCAAGCCGCTCGTCTTCGGCGCGCCCTTCGCCGGGGGCGGCTGGCACTACGCCGTCTTCCTGCAGAACTACGCGCCCCTGCTCGACTTCGTGCAGAGCTGGTCCCTGTGCGTGGAGGAGCACTTCTACCTGGTGCTGCCCCTGCTGGCGTTCGCGCTGGGCGGCCGGCGGTGGCCCGCGGCGGTCTGGCTGGTGCCGGGCGCCCTGAGCCTGGTGGGGCGGATGCTCGTGTCGCGCGGCTTGCCCGAGGGCCTGACGGCGCTGGAGGTGGTGCCCTTCCTCCAGTGGCCCACGCACCTGCACCTGGACGGCATGGCGCTCGGGGTGTTCCTGGCGCGCACGGCGCCCACCTGGCGGCAGTGGCCGGCCGCGTGGAAGACCGCGAGCACGCGGCTGGGCGCAGGCGTGCTCTGCGCCACGCTCGCGCTGTGTGGTCCCACCCTGCATGGCCATGCCCGGGTCTGGGTGTTCACCGGCCTGAGCGTGGCCTTCGCCCTGCTGGTGGTGGGCCTGGAGGCGATGCGGCTTCCCGCCTGGGCGCGCAAGGCCGTGTACACGCTGGCGGTGACGTCCTACGGGACGTACCTGTGGCACGGGCTCGTGGTGCGCGTGCTGGAGCGGACGCACCTCTCGCTGGGCTTCTGGGGGCTGGACCTGCTGGCCTTCCTGGGCGTCACCGTGGGCGTGGCGTGGGCCACGTACCAGGCGGTGGAGAAGCCGGGGCTCAAGCTGCGCGGGTGGCTGCTGGAGCAGCCCTCCCGGCCGCCCGTCACCGCGCGCGCGCCCTGA
- a CDS encoding glycosyltransferase family 4 protein, whose protein sequence is MSGLRVLLGIHHPLDPNLGAPGVTLALGQALQELGAEVSYYGYGEAFPGVTSHSAWHSVRFPWSLSAWLARQAHRFDVLDITTGDCWPWARVGRPGAPRRQALVTRSHGLEHLVSEQLRADVRAGQARVSWKYPLYHGGFRLWEVRESLRLADHAVLLNPQDRDFVRDRLGVPGERLSVIPHGLSGTFLSRPAPEPPPEGPVRIAFVGSWLQRKGREELVAVAAALRAQGVPFSLELLGTGAPEDEVRGAFAPEVRAQVRVAPRYRNEDLPGLLQGAEILLFPSHAEGYGMALVEAMACGLAPVTTPVGVAPEVVHDGQTGRLLRVGDVAGLTQAVRGLSEDRPRLLALRQAAQRVVKGMTWQQAGIRTLRMYEQAISMRPQ, encoded by the coding sequence GTGTCCGGCCTGCGCGTCCTTCTTGGCATTCACCATCCCCTCGACCCGAACCTGGGCGCCCCGGGGGTGACGTTGGCCCTGGGGCAGGCGCTCCAGGAGCTGGGGGCCGAGGTCTCCTATTATGGATACGGCGAGGCCTTCCCGGGCGTCACCTCCCACTCCGCCTGGCACTCCGTGCGGTTCCCCTGGTCCCTGAGCGCGTGGCTGGCCCGGCAGGCGCACCGCTTCGATGTGCTCGACATCACCACGGGCGACTGCTGGCCCTGGGCGCGCGTGGGGCGGCCGGGCGCGCCGCGCCGCCAGGCCCTGGTCACCCGCAGCCATGGCCTGGAGCACCTCGTCTCGGAGCAGCTGCGCGCGGACGTGCGCGCGGGCCAGGCCCGGGTGAGCTGGAAGTACCCGCTCTACCATGGCGGCTTTCGCCTCTGGGAGGTGCGGGAGTCCCTGCGGCTCGCCGACCATGCCGTGCTCCTCAACCCGCAAGACCGCGACTTCGTCCGGGACCGGCTGGGCGTGCCCGGCGAGCGCCTCTCCGTCATCCCCCACGGGCTGTCCGGGACGTTCCTCTCTCGCCCCGCCCCCGAGCCCCCGCCGGAGGGGCCCGTGCGCATCGCCTTCGTGGGCAGCTGGCTCCAGCGCAAGGGCCGCGAGGAGCTCGTCGCCGTGGCGGCCGCGTTGCGCGCCCAGGGGGTGCCCTTCTCCCTGGAGCTGCTGGGAACCGGCGCCCCCGAGGACGAGGTGCGCGGCGCCTTCGCCCCCGAGGTCCGCGCCCAGGTCCGCGTGGCGCCGCGCTACCGCAACGAGGACCTTCCCGGCCTGCTCCAGGGCGCGGAAATCCTGCTCTTTCCGAGCCACGCGGAGGGCTACGGCATGGCGCTCGTCGAGGCCATGGCCTGTGGGCTTGCCCCCGTGACGACCCCCGTGGGCGTTGCCCCCGAGGTGGTGCACGACGGCCAGACGGGCCGCCTCCTGCGCGTGGGGGATGTGGCCGGGCTGACGCAGGCGGTACGCGGCCTCTCCGAGGACCGCCCGCGCCTCCTGGCGCTGCGGCAGGCGGCGCAACGGGTAGTGAAAGGAATGACTTGGCAGCAGGCAGGCATACGCACTTTGCGTATGTACGAGCAGGCGATTTCAATGCGCCCGCAATAA
- a CDS encoding MraY family glycosyltransferase, producing MITFLVTFLVALTVCLGLTLVVRNRALAWGWVDQANSSRKVHVQPIPRLGGVAIVAGFFAPLCALFLVDSGVGLLFQSYRELLLGLFGGGAIIAMLGLYDDLKGANARLKFAVQFAVALGLYELGFRVELIANPFGPELPLGVLSLPFTVMWVVGVINAINLIDGLDGLAGGVAFFGVSTNFILSLVRGDVVMCLLMAALAGAILGFLVFNFNPASIFMGDTGSMFLGFVLAAVSLKTSTKSGTAVAMLVPIMSLGLPIMDTLIAMVRRTMLGRPMFSADKEHIHHRLMSRLVLSHRASVLVLYGVCGLFTLTALGLNFANSAQSALLLVGMGIVIFVLMRKLGYLDLRRAGAVSQARRKNQQLHSLVKTVTRATRRADSLQDLWGVLRPLAEALDAARLELRFQQHWGHGITDGVVFETERPAGSSVPLDMRIEVKDDDVRVGWLRMSWKDGRAEVNRDEELALELVADAVAERASELMALEAAEPGRVVSLGR from the coding sequence ATGATTACCTTTCTCGTCACGTTTCTGGTCGCCCTGACGGTTTGCCTGGGGCTGACGTTGGTGGTTCGTAACCGTGCGCTGGCCTGGGGCTGGGTGGATCAGGCCAACTCAAGCCGCAAGGTGCACGTGCAGCCCATCCCCCGGCTGGGCGGGGTGGCCATCGTGGCGGGCTTCTTCGCCCCGCTGTGCGCGCTGTTCCTGGTGGACTCCGGCGTGGGGCTGCTCTTCCAGAGCTACCGCGAGCTGCTCCTGGGCCTGTTCGGGGGCGGGGCCATCATCGCGATGCTCGGGCTGTATGACGACCTGAAGGGCGCCAATGCCCGGCTCAAGTTCGCCGTGCAGTTCGCCGTGGCGCTGGGGCTCTACGAGCTGGGCTTCCGCGTGGAGCTGATCGCCAATCCGTTCGGCCCGGAGCTCCCCCTGGGCGTGCTGAGCCTGCCGTTCACCGTGATGTGGGTGGTGGGCGTCATCAACGCCATCAACCTCATCGACGGGCTGGATGGGCTGGCCGGCGGCGTCGCCTTCTTCGGCGTGAGCACCAACTTCATCCTCTCGCTGGTGCGCGGGGATGTCGTCATGTGCCTGCTCATGGCCGCGCTGGCCGGCGCCATCCTGGGCTTCCTCGTCTTCAACTTCAACCCGGCCTCCATCTTCATGGGGGACACGGGCAGCATGTTCCTGGGCTTCGTGCTCGCGGCCGTCTCGCTGAAGACCTCGACCAAGAGCGGCACCGCGGTCGCCATGCTCGTGCCCATCATGTCGCTGGGGCTGCCCATCATGGACACGCTCATCGCCATGGTGCGCCGCACGATGCTGGGCAGGCCCATGTTCAGCGCCGACAAGGAGCACATCCACCACCGGCTCATGAGCCGCCTGGTGCTCAGCCACCGCGCCTCCGTGCTGGTGCTGTACGGCGTGTGCGGCCTGTTCACGCTCACCGCGCTGGGGCTCAACTTCGCCAACAGCGCCCAGAGCGCCCTGCTCCTGGTGGGCATGGGCATCGTCATCTTCGTGCTCATGCGCAAGCTGGGCTACCTGGACCTGCGCCGGGCCGGCGCGGTGAGCCAGGCGCGGCGCAAGAACCAGCAGCTGCACTCGCTGGTGAAGACGGTCACCCGCGCCACGCGCCGGGCGGACTCGCTCCAGGATTTGTGGGGCGTGCTGCGTCCGCTCGCCGAGGCGCTGGATGCCGCGCGCCTGGAGCTGCGCTTCCAGCAGCACTGGGGCCATGGCATCACCGACGGGGTAGTGTTCGAGACCGAGCGCCCCGCGGGCTCCTCCGTGCCCCTGGACATGCGCATCGAGGTGAAGGACGACGATGTGCGGGTCGGCTGGCTGCGGATGTCCTGGAAGGATGGCCGCGCGGAGGTCAACCGGGACGAGGAGCTGGCGCTGGAGCTGGTGGCCGATGCGGTGGCCGAGCGCGCCTCCGAGCTGATGGCCCTGGAGGCCGCGGAGCCGGGCCGCGTCGTCTCGCTGGGGCGGTAG
- a CDS encoding nucleotidyltransferase domain-containing protein, protein MGARAFLTLLRAWPEAPGTAFSGEPEALVRAAARHGLAGFIEEALAHAGWALPDTAREALRRESRGSAARAIRVHALLLRSLEALAAVGVVPVVLKGSGLARRLYPEPFHRATTDVDLLVAPAQVEAASRALEGLGLVPVARRPGQGGEHAHHREFHGPAGLVELHYRALATGGLALEAGVLLAHAEAFELEGHPVRYLRAEEELVYLALHASNHLLQRLAWLMDLKLLLRANPALSWPRVVEVARGTAFPHLAWYALDAAHRLLGLAVPPEVLAALAPPRWQRALAQRFFSEERLLGARLAAHRAEWFAVKLLLAPRVRPMARYVLWRLGEALPWKGPPA, encoded by the coding sequence GTGGGGGCGCGGGCGTTCCTGACGCTGCTCCGTGCCTGGCCCGAAGCCCCGGGCACCGCCTTCTCCGGAGAGCCCGAGGCCCTGGTGCGCGCCGCCGCCCGGCACGGGCTCGCGGGCTTCATCGAGGAGGCCCTGGCGCACGCCGGGTGGGCGCTGCCGGACACCGCGCGCGAGGCCCTGCGCCGGGAGTCCCGGGGCAGCGCGGCGCGGGCCATCCGCGTGCACGCGCTCCTGCTGCGCAGCCTGGAGGCGCTCGCGGCGGTGGGGGTGGTGCCCGTGGTGCTCAAGGGCTCCGGCCTGGCCCGGCGGCTCTACCCGGAGCCGTTTCACCGGGCCACCACCGATGTGGACTTGCTCGTGGCCCCCGCGCAGGTGGAGGCCGCCTCCCGGGCGCTGGAGGGCCTGGGCCTTGTGCCCGTGGCCAGGCGGCCCGGGCAGGGCGGGGAGCACGCGCACCACCGGGAGTTTCATGGGCCGGCGGGGCTCGTGGAGCTGCACTACCGGGCGCTCGCCACGGGGGGGCTGGCGCTGGAGGCCGGCGTGCTGCTGGCCCACGCGGAGGCGTTCGAGCTGGAGGGCCACCCGGTGCGGTACCTGCGCGCGGAGGAGGAGCTGGTGTACCTGGCCCTGCACGCGAGCAACCACCTGCTCCAGCGCCTCGCGTGGTTGATGGACCTGAAGCTGCTCCTGCGGGCGAACCCGGCGCTGAGCTGGCCCCGGGTGGTGGAGGTGGCGCGGGGCACCGCGTTCCCGCACCTGGCGTGGTACGCGCTGGACGCCGCGCACCGGCTGCTGGGGCTCGCCGTGCCGCCGGAGGTGCTCGCGGCGCTGGCCCCGCCGCGCTGGCAGCGCGCCCTGGCCCAGCGCTTCTTCTCCGAGGAGCGGCTGCTCGGCGCGCGGCTCGCGGCGCACCGGGCGGAGTGGTTCGCCGTGAAGCTGCTGCTGGCGCCCCGGGTCCGGCCCATGGCGCGCTACGTGCTGTGGCGCCTGGGCGAGGCCCTGCCGTGGAAGGGCCCCCCGGCCTGA
- a CDS encoding immunoglobulin-like domain-containing protein translates to MIRVLSARIGVVTALAFVACGTETAPPPPPRETAHQRTELQTQCVQLPPTAPSFQPELKWEWTGGGTTLPEFRQVMSTPVVVDVNQDGTPDIVFNAFTGSNSQTGGVLRALNGATGQELWTVTDTRYRVRGSAQLAAGDIDHDGQVELCTVPEGDVGLLCFEHNGEFKFRTSQSTNTWGGPSFADLDGDGSVEILNGNHVFSATGELKWVGSDGTGGPGTFGPLSFAVDLDGDGLQEVINGRAIYEHDGQLRCVHPSLGQGLAAVGNFNADPAGEVVIVSGGTVALMDSHCTPLWRVSLQGGGAGGAPAIADVDGDGQPEIGVAGSTRYTVIETDGTVKWASPIQGTSSGVGSSVAFDFDGDGKAEFVHADQTRLRIYDGTSGAARVTLTHSSGSAYENPLIVDVDGDPHAELVVPSNNYLVSGVAGIRVYREKTGVWVNTRRIWNQHAYSVTHVNPDGTLPAHPAAPWLVPGLNTFRANTQGNGVSPFAIPDLTVTALTVGCAHTGAPPQLVATVRNQGDASAPQGVPIAFHQGDAATGSTLLGVAALQSPLPAGQSVEVRLTAELHNQLLPYFVRADANAAGEGTVTECREDNNSLSQELTLSCGTANVPPEAVCKAVTLPAEATSCKASYSAASTPIDNGSHDPDHGPQPLTRSYTPASGILGLGSHDITLTVSDGLDSDQCTGTLTVVDVTPPTLKANLSYVMLNCGEALPQDATAQDACQGDLTSRIELVGFDPKRPHSEITYRVTDDAGNTATSSGTRPVDVNDATLPTVTLRGEAEMTLECDASIPYVDPGAIGADECEGALAVKIFNSGQGGATGPNRGALGEYSVQYQVNDSWGHYAEAIRTVLVKDTTPPALTLNGPAQVTLTVGTVFQDPGASATDRCFGNLNQAVVRTGALNTDVPGTYLLTYTVQDSATPTPFTAQVRRTVKVESAQKKASTAQR, encoded by the coding sequence ATGATTCGAGTCTTGAGCGCGCGCATCGGTGTCGTGACCGCGCTGGCCTTCGTGGCCTGCGGAACCGAAACCGCCCCCCCTCCGCCGCCCAGGGAGACAGCCCACCAGCGCACGGAGTTGCAAACCCAGTGCGTCCAGCTGCCTCCCACCGCCCCCAGCTTCCAGCCCGAGTTGAAGTGGGAATGGACCGGCGGCGGCACAACCCTGCCGGAGTTCCGGCAGGTGATGTCCACCCCGGTGGTGGTGGACGTGAACCAGGATGGGACACCGGACATCGTCTTCAACGCCTTCACCGGCAGCAACTCCCAGACGGGCGGCGTGCTGCGCGCGCTCAACGGGGCCACGGGCCAGGAGCTGTGGACGGTCACCGACACGCGGTACCGCGTCCGGGGCTCGGCGCAGCTCGCCGCGGGCGACATCGACCATGACGGCCAGGTGGAGCTGTGCACCGTGCCCGAAGGGGACGTGGGCCTGCTGTGCTTCGAGCACAACGGGGAGTTCAAGTTCCGCACCTCGCAGTCCACCAACACCTGGGGCGGCCCGTCCTTCGCGGACCTGGACGGCGACGGGAGCGTGGAGATCCTCAACGGCAACCACGTGTTCAGCGCCACCGGGGAGCTGAAGTGGGTGGGCAGCGACGGCACGGGAGGCCCCGGCACCTTCGGCCCCCTGTCGTTCGCGGTGGACCTGGACGGCGATGGCCTCCAGGAGGTCATCAACGGCCGCGCCATCTACGAGCATGACGGCCAGCTGCGGTGCGTCCACCCGAGCCTCGGCCAGGGCCTGGCGGCCGTGGGCAACTTCAACGCGGACCCCGCGGGCGAGGTGGTCATCGTCTCGGGCGGCACCGTGGCGCTGATGGACAGCCACTGCACGCCCCTGTGGCGGGTGAGCCTCCAGGGCGGTGGGGCCGGCGGTGCGCCCGCCATCGCGGACGTGGATGGGGACGGACAGCCCGAGATTGGCGTGGCGGGCAGCACCCGCTACACGGTGATCGAAACCGACGGCACCGTGAAGTGGGCCAGCCCCATCCAGGGCACCAGCTCGGGCGTCGGCAGCTCGGTGGCGTTCGACTTCGACGGGGACGGCAAGGCGGAGTTCGTCCACGCGGACCAGACGCGGCTGCGCATCTACGACGGGACGAGCGGCGCGGCACGCGTCACGCTGACGCACAGCTCGGGCAGCGCCTACGAGAACCCCCTCATCGTGGATGTGGACGGCGACCCCCACGCGGAGCTCGTCGTGCCCTCCAACAACTACCTCGTCTCCGGCGTGGCGGGCATCCGCGTGTACCGGGAGAAGACCGGTGTCTGGGTGAACACGCGCCGCATCTGGAACCAGCACGCCTACTCCGTCACCCACGTGAATCCGGACGGCACCCTGCCCGCCCACCCGGCCGCCCCCTGGCTCGTCCCGGGCCTCAACACCTTCCGCGCCAACACGCAGGGCAACGGCGTGTCCCCCTTCGCCATCCCGGACCTCACCGTCACCGCGCTCACCGTGGGCTGTGCCCACACCGGCGCCCCGCCGCAGCTCGTCGCCACGGTGCGCAACCAGGGAGATGCCAGCGCGCCCCAGGGCGTGCCCATCGCCTTCCACCAGGGTGACGCGGCCACGGGGAGCACCCTGCTCGGCGTCGCGGCGCTGCAGTCGCCCCTGCCCGCGGGCCAGAGCGTGGAGGTCCGCCTCACGGCGGAGCTCCACAACCAGCTCCTGCCCTACTTCGTCCGGGCGGATGCCAACGCCGCCGGCGAGGGGACGGTGACCGAGTGCCGCGAGGACAACAACAGCCTGTCCCAGGAGCTGACGCTGTCGTGCGGCACCGCGAACGTGCCCCCCGAGGCCGTCTGCAAGGCGGTCACGCTGCCCGCCGAGGCCACGAGCTGCAAGGCCTCCTACAGCGCCGCGAGCACCCCCATCGACAACGGCAGCCATGATCCGGACCACGGGCCCCAGCCGCTGACCCGGAGCTACACCCCCGCCTCGGGCATCCTCGGCCTGGGCTCGCATGACATCACCCTGACCGTGTCGGACGGCCTGGACAGCGACCAGTGCACCGGGACGCTGACGGTGGTGGACGTCACCCCGCCCACGCTGAAGGCGAACCTGTCCTACGTGATGCTCAACTGCGGCGAGGCGCTGCCCCAGGACGCGACGGCCCAGGATGCCTGCCAGGGAGACCTCACCTCGCGCATCGAGCTGGTGGGCTTCGACCCAAAGCGGCCGCACTCCGAAATCACCTACCGCGTGACGGACGACGCGGGCAACACGGCCACCTCCTCCGGCACCCGGCCCGTGGACGTGAACGACGCGACCCTGCCCACGGTGACGCTGCGGGGCGAGGCGGAGATGACGCTGGAGTGCGACGCGAGCATCCCCTACGTGGACCCAGGCGCCATCGGCGCCGATGAGTGCGAGGGAGCGCTGGCCGTGAAGATCTTCAACTCGGGCCAGGGGGGAGCCACCGGCCCGAACCGCGGGGCCCTGGGCGAGTACTCCGTGCAGTACCAGGTCAACGACAGCTGGGGACACTACGCGGAGGCGATCCGCACCGTGCTGGTCAAGGACACCACGCCCCCGGCGCTGACCCTCAACGGCCCCGCCCAGGTGACGCTCACCGTGGGCACGGTCTTCCAGGATCCGGGCGCCTCCGCCACGGACCGCTGCTTCGGCAACCTGAACCAGGCCGTCGTGCGCACCGGCGCGCTGAACACCGATGTGCCAGGCACCTACCTGCTGACGTACACCGTCCAGGACTCCGCCACCCCCACGCCCTTCACCGCCCAGGTGCGGCGCACGGTGAAGGTGGAAAGCGCCCAGAAGAAGGCGAGCACCGCCCAGCGCTAG
- a CDS encoding nucleotidyltransferase family protein yields the protein MAPSLLDLFQTLTSFEPQRGSLRGAPWEGFVDWAIAQGLGPLAAYNLEYRLGGGDAPEWARDRLLSVYQGTVNDNVMKLVHFKRMVGVLEGRKLVLLGGAAFADALYPHGGFRPLLEIQILLRRLDVEGFSGFLAQQEFKPAEDEQGSGAARVLSDGRTLIHLFADVLGAGRREALKGVFERAHPHRIYGPSLFRPDLEDAVLLVCLEQARQGFQMPWLSYVDLRELVTGASWMGGVYSRPLNGEVLRARAQEWRLERALYTSLSILARLYPQTAPVVEGALPPLRRATRELLNRLVVEPASGVGRASALRGTDRLRRLLTGQ from the coding sequence ATGGCGCCGAGCCTGCTGGACCTGTTTCAGACCCTGACCTCCTTCGAGCCGCAGCGAGGCTCGCTTCGCGGTGCACCGTGGGAGGGCTTCGTGGATTGGGCCATCGCGCAGGGGTTGGGCCCCCTGGCAGCGTACAACCTGGAATACCGGTTGGGAGGAGGGGACGCGCCGGAATGGGCGCGGGACCGCCTGCTCTCGGTCTACCAGGGCACGGTCAACGACAACGTGATGAAACTTGTCCACTTCAAGCGGATGGTGGGCGTGCTGGAGGGGCGCAAGCTGGTGCTGCTCGGGGGCGCGGCGTTCGCCGACGCGCTCTACCCGCACGGGGGATTCCGCCCGCTGCTGGAGATTCAAATCCTCCTGCGCCGGTTGGACGTGGAGGGCTTCTCGGGCTTCCTGGCGCAGCAGGAGTTCAAGCCCGCGGAGGACGAGCAGGGCAGCGGCGCCGCGCGGGTGCTGTCGGATGGGCGCACGCTGATTCACCTCTTCGCGGACGTGCTGGGCGCGGGGCGGCGCGAGGCGCTCAAGGGCGTGTTCGAGCGGGCGCACCCGCACCGCATCTACGGCCCGTCCCTGTTCCGGCCGGACCTGGAGGACGCGGTGCTGCTCGTGTGCCTGGAGCAGGCGCGCCAGGGCTTCCAGATGCCGTGGCTGTCCTACGTGGACCTGCGGGAGCTGGTGACGGGGGCCTCCTGGATGGGGGGCGTCTACTCGCGGCCGCTGAACGGAGAGGTGCTCCGGGCGCGCGCCCAGGAGTGGCGGCTGGAGCGGGCGCTCTACACCTCGCTGTCCATTCTCGCCCGGCTCTACCCCCAGACGGCCCCGGTGGTGGAGGGCGCGCTGCCGCCCTTGCGCCGGGCCACGCGCGAGCTGCTGAACCGGCTGGTGGTGGAGCCCGCGAGCGGGGTGGGCCGCGCCTCGGCGCTGCGGGGGACCGACCGGCTCCGCCGCCTGCTGACCGGCCAGTGA
- a CDS encoding UDP-glucose dehydrogenase family protein — protein MRIAIIGTGYVGLVAGTCFADSGNEVTCVDIDARKIRMLQNGEVPLYEPGLEELIRKNVRERRLAFSTELAPAVGPAQVVFIAVGTPEGESGDADLQYVLAAAEDIGRALRQYTVVVNKSTVPVGTADKVAEVLARTARVEFDVVSNPEFLKEGAALEDFLKPDRVVIGTASERARRLMGELYAPFVRTENPVLYMDSRSAELTKYAANAMLATRVSFMNDVAALCEKVGADVDFVRKALGADRRIGYPFLFPGVGYGGSCFPKDLKALVATGREHGLELDLLRAVDRTNERQKRLLVAKALKHFGGSLAGRTLGVWGLSFKPKTDDMREAPSLEVIEGLLGKGAQVVAHDPVAERGARRYFGDRIRYAALPYDALEGVDALCIVTEWNEFRHPDFERMKALMKTPVIFDGRNIYDPARMRELGFTYLGIGRR, from the coding sequence ATGCGCATCGCCATCATCGGTACGGGCTACGTGGGGCTGGTCGCGGGCACGTGCTTCGCGGACTCCGGCAATGAAGTCACCTGCGTGGACATCGATGCGCGGAAGATCCGCATGCTGCAGAACGGCGAGGTGCCGCTGTACGAGCCCGGCCTGGAGGAGCTGATCCGCAAGAACGTGCGCGAGCGCCGGCTGGCCTTCAGCACGGAGCTGGCCCCGGCGGTGGGGCCCGCGCAGGTGGTGTTCATCGCGGTGGGCACGCCCGAGGGGGAGTCCGGCGACGCGGACCTCCAGTACGTGCTGGCGGCGGCCGAGGACATTGGCCGGGCGCTGCGCCAGTACACGGTGGTGGTGAACAAGAGCACGGTGCCGGTGGGCACGGCGGACAAGGTGGCCGAGGTGCTCGCCCGCACGGCGCGGGTGGAGTTCGACGTCGTCTCCAACCCGGAGTTCCTCAAGGAGGGGGCGGCGCTGGAGGACTTCCTGAAGCCGGACCGGGTCGTCATCGGCACCGCGTCCGAGCGGGCGCGCCGGCTCATGGGCGAGCTGTACGCGCCCTTCGTCCGCACGGAGAACCCGGTGCTCTACATGGACAGCCGCTCGGCGGAGCTGACGAAGTACGCGGCCAACGCGATGCTCGCCACGCGCGTCTCCTTCATGAACGACGTGGCGGCGCTCTGCGAGAAGGTGGGCGCGGACGTGGACTTCGTGCGCAAGGCGCTGGGGGCGGACCGGCGCATCGGCTACCCGTTCCTCTTCCCGGGGGTGGGCTACGGCGGCTCGTGCTTCCCGAAGGACTTGAAGGCGCTGGTGGCCACGGGGCGGGAGCACGGCCTGGAGCTGGACCTGCTGCGCGCGGTGGACCGCACCAACGAGCGGCAGAAGCGGCTCCTGGTGGCCAAGGCGCTCAAGCACTTCGGGGGCTCGCTCGCGGGGCGCACCTTGGGCGTGTGGGGGCTGTCGTTCAAGCCGAAGACGGACGACATGCGCGAGGCGCCTTCCCTGGAAGTCATCGAGGGGCTGCTGGGCAAGGGAGCGCAGGTGGTGGCGCATGATCCGGTGGCCGAGCGGGGCGCGCGGCGTTACTTCGGAGACCGCATCCGCTACGCGGCGCTGCCCTACGACGCGCTGGAGGGCGTGGACGCGCTCTGCATCGTCACCGAATGGAACGAGTTCCGGCACCCGGACTTCGAGCGGATGAAGGCGCTGATGAAGACGCCGGTCATCTTCGATGGGCGCAACATTTATGACCCCGCGCGCATGCGGGAGCTGGGTTTTACCTACCTGGGCATTGGCCGGCGCTGA